Proteins from a genomic interval of Nitrospina gracilis Nb-211:
- a CDS encoding L,D-transpeptidase codes for MAQTSKLKILTIAEYNLIANKDPFGSYDRKTRENLDAIRAKLSANAPRLSDLERRLHDKFQDARFQALEKKENQVRSEVTRYRLSSRTRRALAWSGSALAVTVLGLWFVYALVLDAATQKRVDYMIYERLGQLGMASPQEVKKIKGELDKLERDLVVTKKKNQELVQMIDQMIQNNKVPQNLQVIVKRIYDDPRTKYVKKNGTTELLFDGKRIARYSTKAESWYILGILETGMLKIFYNDEEILEIPAIFGRKDEETPVGEYEIENKLFKPTWYKKEDVNGKTIVRAIPFGDPDHEIGHWWLGMKRLGKPVPGSYGIHGVNVARTNEFFKKNYDHRGGSAGCPNIQEWNLDFLAHVLPKGTPVHIVHEEKWSKSA; via the coding sequence ATGGCGCAGACATCCAAATTAAAAATCCTGACGATCGCCGAATACAACCTGATCGCCAATAAAGATCCGTTCGGCAGTTACGATCGCAAAACGCGTGAGAACCTGGACGCCATCCGCGCCAAGCTGTCGGCCAACGCGCCGCGCCTGTCCGACCTCGAACGCCGCCTGCACGACAAGTTCCAGGACGCCCGGTTCCAGGCGCTGGAGAAAAAGGAAAACCAGGTGCGGAGCGAAGTCACCCGCTACCGCCTGTCTTCGCGCACCCGCCGGGCGCTGGCGTGGTCGGGTTCCGCTCTCGCCGTCACCGTGCTCGGCCTGTGGTTCGTCTATGCGCTGGTGCTCGACGCCGCCACGCAGAAGCGCGTCGATTACATGATCTACGAACGGCTGGGCCAACTCGGCATGGCTTCGCCGCAGGAGGTGAAGAAGATCAAGGGCGAGCTCGATAAACTGGAGCGCGACCTGGTGGTGACCAAAAAGAAAAACCAGGAACTGGTGCAGATGATCGACCAGATGATCCAGAACAACAAGGTGCCGCAGAATCTGCAGGTGATCGTCAAACGCATTTACGACGACCCGCGCACCAAGTACGTGAAGAAGAATGGCACCACCGAGTTGCTGTTCGATGGCAAACGCATCGCAAGGTATTCCACCAAGGCGGAGAGCTGGTACATCCTCGGCATTCTGGAGACCGGCATGCTGAAGATTTTTTACAACGACGAGGAGATTCTGGAGATCCCCGCCATCTTCGGCCGCAAGGATGAAGAGACGCCGGTCGGCGAGTACGAGATCGAGAACAAGCTGTTCAAACCGACGTGGTACAAGAAGGAAGACGTGAACGGCAAGACCATCGTGCGCGCCATCCCGTTCGGCGACCCGGATCATGAGATCGGCCACTGGTGGCTGGGCATGAAGCGGCTGGGCAAGCCGGTGCCCGGCAGTTACGGCATTCATGGTGTGAACGTGGCGCGCACCAACGAGTTCTTCAAAAAGAATTACGACCACCGCGGCGGCAGTGCGGGCTGTCCCAACATCCAGGAATGGAACCTCGACTTCCTCGCCCACGTCCTGCCCAAAGGCACCCCCGTCCACATCGTCCACGAAGAAAAGTGGAGCAAGTCCGCCTGA
- the argH gene encoding argininosuccinate lyase yields the protein MQMKKPWSGRFEQATDDLMIRFSQSVSFDRRLYAYDIQGSIAHCKTLQKAKLVTSAESKKIIGGLQAILKEIESGQFVFKQELEDVHMNIEKRLIEKIGAAGGKLHTGRSRNDQVALDLRLYMRDEIQHIEQSLKRLGRTLIAQAKKHVNTIIPGYTHLQRAQPVSLAHHLLAYVEMFARDRARLQDVLKRVNVMPLGSAALAGSGYPLDRHYTARLLKFPAVTHNSMDAVSDRDHVVEFLAAASLLMAHLSRLCEEIILWASSEWKLVELSDAFTTGSSIMPQKKNPDAAELVRGKTGRVYGHLMNLLTLLKGQPLAYNKDMQEDKEPLFDAIDTVGTALDVFDGMMKSAQFTAPSIATLEASGFLTATEIADYLVLKGMPFRDAHEVTGKAVAYCLKHKKGLSDLSLDEFQSFSPKFKKDIFDYVSIEGAVDRKNVYGGTARNQVREQLKRVTQEWK from the coding sequence GTGCAAATGAAAAAACCGTGGAGTGGCAGATTCGAGCAGGCGACCGACGACCTCATGATCCGGTTCTCGCAATCGGTGTCGTTCGACCGGCGGCTCTACGCCTACGACATTCAAGGCTCCATCGCCCATTGCAAAACCCTGCAGAAAGCGAAGCTGGTGACGTCTGCGGAATCGAAAAAAATCATCGGCGGCCTGCAGGCGATACTGAAAGAAATCGAGAGCGGCCAGTTCGTCTTCAAGCAGGAACTCGAAGACGTGCACATGAACATCGAAAAGCGGCTGATCGAAAAGATCGGTGCCGCCGGCGGCAAACTGCACACGGGACGAAGCAGGAACGACCAGGTGGCGCTCGACCTGCGCCTGTACATGCGCGACGAAATCCAGCACATCGAGCAGTCATTGAAACGGCTCGGCCGGACGCTGATCGCACAGGCAAAGAAACACGTCAACACGATCATCCCCGGCTACACGCACCTGCAACGCGCGCAACCGGTGTCGCTGGCGCATCACCTGCTCGCCTATGTCGAGATGTTCGCGCGCGACCGCGCCCGCTTGCAAGACGTGCTCAAGCGGGTGAACGTGATGCCGCTGGGATCGGCGGCGCTGGCGGGATCGGGTTATCCCCTCGACCGCCATTACACGGCGCGGCTTTTAAAGTTCCCGGCGGTCACGCACAACAGCATGGATGCGGTGAGCGACCGCGATCACGTGGTCGAGTTCCTCGCCGCCGCGTCGTTATTGATGGCGCACTTGAGCCGCCTGTGCGAAGAGATCATCCTGTGGGCGAGCAGTGAGTGGAAGCTGGTGGAACTCTCCGACGCGTTCACCACCGGCAGTAGCATCATGCCGCAGAAGAAGAACCCGGACGCGGCGGAGCTGGTGCGCGGAAAGACGGGACGGGTGTACGGTCATTTGATGAATCTGTTGACTCTGCTCAAGGGCCAGCCGCTGGCCTACAACAAGGACATGCAGGAAGACAAGGAACCGCTGTTCGATGCGATCGATACCGTAGGGACCGCACTCGACGTGTTCGACGGCATGATGAAGTCGGCGCAGTTCACCGCCCCGTCCATCGCCACGCTGGAAGCCAGCGGGTTTCTGACGGCGACGGAGATCGCCGATTACCTGGTGTTGAAAGGCATGCCGTTCCGTGACGCGCACGAAGTGACCGGCAAGGCGGTGGCCTATTGTCTGAAACACAAGAAGGGGCTGAGCGACCTGTCGCTCGACGAATTCCAATCGTTCTCGCCCAAATTCAAAAAAGACATTTTCGATTACGTTTCGATCGAAGGCGCGGTGGACCGCAAGAACGTCTATGGCGGCACGGCGCGCAACCAGGTGCGTGAGCAACTGAAACGTGTGACTCAGGAATGGAAGTAG
- a CDS encoding lipoprotein — protein sequence MRITQKGIGCRFLLILLLAGMVFSACGRKGPPLPPLKQPVVETEAPESQPPPEPAPTPEQKDSEQPPAVPPYP from the coding sequence ATGCGCATCACCCAAAAAGGAATCGGGTGCCGGTTCCTGTTGATCCTGTTGCTGGCGGGGATGGTGTTTTCCGCCTGCGGACGCAAAGGGCCGCCGCTCCCGCCGCTCAAACAACCCGTGGTCGAGACCGAGGCCCCCGAAAGCCAGCCTCCGCCCGAACCGGCACCGACGCCGGAACAGAAGGACAGCGAGCAACCGCCCGCCGTGCCGCCCTACCCTTGA
- a CDS encoding DUF484 family protein produces MNNDEVALYLNEHPEFFNDYPELLTRIKTIEESDLPVQPLKTLSIADRILRRVQQDKEHIKGQLEWFMEVAECNERILEHLFEIERICLYSHNFIQMASEIRSEIIKRFGIHGVMICLVDGADHFIASNLPQSSTRDGVESLRLIDQDTLLDWFQDGWGPVMRNNLEAGSDLFSETDSGPIRSEVLIPIPLHGKMAGALCLGSVDPAQFHEGLRTDYLERTAEKLGIAIDNVLLMEGMKNQSLLDPVTGLYNESYLNTAVKREFDRARRYEKSLSCVKLQIDYWDDLMNTCDIDRYQILVEIGRILQQNSRDGDLLFRVNEGDFMVLLPGICGDAACQMANRLKSDVEEVLNPGPADAFLKINLRIVSYPDSEIVNYDDFDYALSVMDGIGPEENSEFLTA; encoded by the coding sequence ATGAACAACGACGAAGTGGCTTTGTATTTGAACGAACACCCGGAGTTTTTCAACGATTACCCGGAGCTGTTGACCCGGATCAAAACCATCGAGGAAAGCGACTTGCCCGTACAGCCGCTCAAGACGCTCAGCATCGCCGACCGCATCCTGCGCCGCGTTCAGCAGGACAAGGAACACATCAAGGGTCAGTTGGAGTGGTTCATGGAAGTGGCGGAGTGCAACGAGCGCATCCTTGAGCACCTGTTCGAGATCGAGCGCATCTGCCTGTACAGCCACAACTTCATTCAGATGGCGAGCGAGATCCGGAGCGAGATCATCAAGCGCTTCGGCATCCACGGCGTGATGATCTGCCTGGTGGACGGCGCCGATCACTTCATCGCCTCCAACCTGCCGCAAAGCTCGACGCGCGACGGCGTCGAAAGCCTGCGCCTGATCGACCAGGACACCCTGCTCGACTGGTTCCAGGATGGCTGGGGCCCGGTCATGCGCAACAATCTGGAAGCGGGATCGGACCTGTTCTCCGAAACCGACTCCGGCCCCATCCGCTCCGAAGTGCTGATCCCCATTCCCCTGCACGGCAAGATGGCCGGTGCGCTGTGTCTGGGAAGCGTCGACCCGGCGCAGTTTCACGAGGGCCTGCGCACCGACTACCTGGAGCGCACCGCGGAGAAGCTGGGCATTGCCATCGACAACGTACTTTTGATGGAAGGAATGAAAAATCAATCGTTGTTGGATCCGGTCACCGGACTGTACAACGAGTCGTACCTGAACACCGCGGTGAAGCGCGAGTTCGACCGCGCAAGGCGTTACGAAAAGAGCCTTTCCTGTGTCAAATTGCAGATTGACTATTGGGATGATCTCATGAATACTTGTGATATAGACAGGTATCAAATTCTCGTCGAGATCGGCCGCATTCTCCAGCAAAATTCACGCGATGGCGACCTGCTGTTCCGGGTCAACGAAGGTGATTTCATGGTGCTTCTCCCCGGAATTTGCGGCGACGCCGCCTGTCAAATGGCCAACCGGCTGAAGTCGGACGTGGAAGAGGTGCTCAACCCCGGTCCGGCCGACGCATTTCTAAAAATCAACCTGCGGATCGTATCGTACCCCGACAGCGAGATCGTCAATTACGACGATTTCGATTACGCGTTGTCGGTGATGGACGGCATTGGTCCCGAAGAGAACAGCGAATTCCTGACAGCATGA
- a CDS encoding GNAT family N-acetyltransferase: MITHAQPGDAEDILNLINDYAQSGIMLPRTLGDVIQNLPQFRVYRQDGQVRGVLALSYGAEGLVEIRSLAVHRDHARTGIASRLIEGGIEDAIHAGYSHVFVLTYAVPLFKRFGFEVIDKNRLPEKIWRDCKVCPKQERCDETAMIRPLVFAPVVEPVLEPITEPAVLAEPVTGMEQPAAA, encoded by the coding sequence ATGATCACACACGCACAACCCGGCGACGCCGAAGACATTCTGAATTTGATCAACGACTACGCGCAGTCGGGCATCATGTTGCCGCGTACGCTGGGCGATGTGATTCAAAACCTGCCGCAGTTCCGCGTGTACCGGCAGGACGGACAGGTGCGGGGTGTGCTCGCGCTCAGTTACGGCGCCGAAGGTCTGGTGGAAATCCGCTCACTCGCCGTGCACCGCGACCACGCGCGCACGGGCATTGCCAGCCGCCTGATTGAAGGCGGCATTGAAGACGCCATCCACGCCGGGTATTCGCACGTGTTCGTGCTCACCTATGCTGTGCCGCTGTTCAAACGCTTTGGGTTCGAGGTGATCGACAAAAACCGCCTGCCGGAAAAAATCTGGAGAGACTGCAAGGTGTGCCCGAAGCAGGAACGGTGCGACGAAACCGCTATGATCCGGCCGCTGGTGTTTGCACCGGTGGTCGAACCCGTGCTCGAACCGATCACTGAGCCTGCTGTGCTTGCGGAGCCGGTCACCGGCATGGAGCAGCCGGCGGCGGCGTAA
- a CDS encoding flagellar hook-basal body protein: MINSLFSSLSGLNAASRKLQASANNLANVQTPGFKSSHVTLADNASGGVRVSGVARTSLQGPLVPTNNPLDVAVQGNGFLQVALSGGGTGFTRLGALKIDGSGRLVTADGNPLIPEITIPGNAQVVSIGSDGSVSALVNGQTQTLGQLQLAGFQNPAGLNSIGNGLFTVSGSSGQPIIGSPGTNSLGTLQSGSLELSNVDITEEIVQQILASNQFRANASAIRAADDMAGTLLDITA, encoded by the coding sequence ATGATCAATTCCTTGTTTTCCTCGCTTTCCGGACTCAATGCGGCCAGCCGCAAATTGCAGGCCAGCGCCAACAACCTCGCCAACGTACAGACCCCCGGATTCAAAAGCAGTCACGTGACCCTCGCGGACAATGCGTCCGGCGGTGTGCGGGTCTCCGGCGTTGCACGCACCAGTTTGCAGGGTCCGCTCGTCCCGACCAACAACCCGCTGGACGTGGCGGTGCAGGGCAATGGTTTTTTGCAGGTCGCACTTAGTGGCGGCGGTACCGGCTTCACCCGCCTGGGCGCGCTCAAGATCGACGGCTCCGGCCGGCTTGTCACCGCCGACGGCAATCCCCTGATTCCTGAAATCACCATTCCCGGCAACGCGCAGGTGGTGAGCATCGGTTCCGACGGGAGTGTCTCCGCGCTGGTCAACGGCCAGACGCAAACGCTGGGTCAACTGCAACTCGCCGGATTCCAGAATCCCGCCGGACTGAACTCTATAGGCAACGGCCTGTTCACCGTCAGCGGTTCATCGGGACAACCCATCATCGGCAGTCCCGGCACCAACTCGCTCGGCACCCTGCAATCGGGAAGCCTTGAGTTGTCGAACGTGGACATTACGGAAGAGATTGTGCAACAGATTCTCGCGTCCAACCAGTTTCGCGCCAACGCCAGCGCCATTCGCGCCGCCGACGACATGGCCGGCACGCTTCTCGACATTACGGCTTGA
- a CDS encoding ATP-binding protein, with protein MTRPRTTSAKVCKACRGNHYVLSNRDGRLSAAVCECFQCEVCHGRGHVFAEDETGVSFLQECECAGLQKRLNRFNDANLPGKYLETQFDTYHPIGSQTNKLALRIARDFVKDFDQKPQCGLLFMGTPGVGKTHLAVSILKALLLEKGVYGKFIDFFQLLSDIRHGYSQDLSEQAIINPFVHAPVLVIDELAKGRNTEWELTMLDQIISNRYNAADKVTIFTTNYTDEVSEPDRKRKSKDTHVEFSRSDTSRSWAGEETLEDKVGDRIFSRLAEMCRFVKMEGEDYRRAMAGKSAPRSPGAGK; from the coding sequence ATGACCCGCCCCCGCACCACGTCCGCCAAAGTCTGCAAAGCCTGCCGCGGCAACCATTATGTGTTGAGCAACCGGGACGGCCGCCTGAGTGCGGCAGTGTGCGAATGTTTCCAGTGTGAGGTTTGCCACGGACGCGGCCACGTGTTTGCCGAAGACGAAACCGGGGTGTCGTTTCTTCAGGAATGCGAATGCGCCGGGTTGCAGAAACGTCTCAATCGGTTCAATGACGCCAACCTGCCGGGCAAGTATCTCGAAACCCAGTTCGACACCTATCATCCCATCGGCTCGCAGACCAACAAGCTGGCGCTCAGGATCGCACGTGACTTCGTGAAGGACTTCGATCAGAAACCGCAGTGCGGTCTGCTGTTCATGGGCACGCCGGGCGTGGGCAAAACGCATCTGGCGGTGAGCATTCTGAAAGCGCTGTTGTTGGAGAAAGGCGTGTACGGCAAATTCATCGATTTCTTTCAACTGCTGTCCGACATCCGCCACGGCTATTCGCAGGACCTCTCCGAGCAGGCGATCATCAATCCTTTCGTGCACGCGCCGGTTCTGGTGATCGATGAGCTGGCGAAGGGACGCAATACGGAATGGGAGTTGACGATGCTCGACCAGATCATCTCCAACCGTTACAACGCCGCCGACAAGGTGACCATCTTCACCACCAATTACACCGATGAAGTTTCGGAACCCGACCGCAAAAGGAAATCGAAAGACACGCATGTGGAGTTTTCCCGCAGTGATACATCGAGAAGCTGGGCGGGGGAGGAGACGCTGGAGGACAAGGTGGGCGACCGCATCTTTTCGCGGCTGGCGGAGATGTGCCGGTTCGTTAAAATGGAAGGCGAGGACTACCGACGCGCCATGGCGGGGAAATCCGCACCCCGCTCACCGGGTGCGGGGAAATAA
- a CDS encoding c-type cytochrome biogenesis protein CcmI/CycH: MGLFSTALVLNACERELKEHKVPPAMVEKLEKKNDPALQAKAVEGTITLGEGQTPMVTPSAVVFLYARPRGVEGGPPLAVKKINLFNFPMEYSLGPADVMMQGTSFDGPLTVSARLDLDGDPKARPGDLEGRIDVEPGNKQAHIVLGEQVRGGKEITGTLSLTPELQKRLPETPVLFILARPHGVTGGAPLAVKRVIGAQFPYEFRIGQADAMLPDTEFDGAVTLLFRLDNDGNLKSTPGDMEGQIDANAGDTNINVVMETIVGG, translated from the coding sequence ATGGGGCTTTTTTCCACAGCCTTGGTGCTGAACGCCTGCGAGCGGGAGCTGAAAGAGCACAAGGTGCCGCCCGCCATGGTGGAAAAACTGGAAAAAAAGAACGATCCGGCACTTCAGGCCAAGGCGGTGGAAGGGACGATCACCCTGGGTGAGGGTCAGACCCCGATGGTGACGCCGTCGGCGGTGGTCTTCCTTTATGCCCGGCCGCGTGGAGTGGAGGGTGGCCCTCCCCTGGCGGTGAAAAAGATCAACCTGTTCAACTTTCCCATGGAATACTCGCTGGGGCCGGCGGACGTGATGATGCAGGGGACCAGTTTTGACGGACCGCTCACCGTGTCGGCGCGGCTGGACCTGGACGGCGACCCCAAGGCGCGGCCCGGCGATCTCGAAGGGCGCATCGATGTGGAGCCGGGCAACAAGCAGGCGCACATCGTGCTGGGTGAGCAGGTGCGCGGCGGCAAGGAGATCACGGGGACGTTGTCCTTGACTCCGGAGTTGCAGAAACGCCTGCCGGAAACACCGGTGTTGTTCATCCTGGCGCGGCCGCATGGAGTGACGGGGGGAGCGCCTTTGGCGGTGAAGCGTGTCATCGGCGCGCAGTTTCCGTATGAATTCCGCATCGGCCAGGCGGACGCCATGTTGCCGGATACGGAGTTCGACGGCGCCGTCACCCTGCTGTTCCGGCTGGACAACGACGGCAATCTGAAATCGACCCCCGGCGACATGGAAGGCCAGATCGACGCCAACGCCGGCGACACCAATATCAATGTGGTGATGGAAACGATTGTCGGCGGCTAG
- the msrA gene encoding peptide-methionine (S)-S-oxide reductase MsrA, with protein MTQNTEQATFGAGCFWHVEHAFRQVRGVTHTSVGYSGGHVPNPNYRMVCTGETGHAEVVRVHYDPNVVSYEELLNVFWQEHDPTSLNRQGPDVGTQYRSAIFYHSPEQERIAHETVDRLNQSGKYSAPIVTEIAEAGPYYLAEDYHQQYFDKRRRFMGANREQGF; from the coding sequence GTGACCCAAAATACCGAACAAGCCACCTTTGGCGCTGGATGCTTCTGGCACGTGGAACACGCGTTCCGCCAGGTGCGCGGCGTCACCCACACCTCCGTCGGCTACAGCGGCGGTCACGTGCCAAACCCCAACTACCGCATGGTGTGCACCGGCGAGACGGGGCACGCCGAAGTCGTGCGCGTGCATTACGATCCGAACGTGGTCTCTTACGAGGAACTGCTGAACGTGTTCTGGCAGGAGCACGATCCCACATCGCTCAACCGGCAGGGACCGGACGTCGGCACGCAGTACCGCTCCGCCATCTTTTACCACTCACCCGAGCAGGAGAGGATCGCGCACGAGACGGTGGACCGGCTCAACCAGTCGGGCAAGTACAGCGCGCCCATCGTGACGGAGATCGCCGAGGCGGGGCCGTATTACCTCGCCGAAGACTACCATCAGCAGTACTTCGACAAGCGCCGCCGCTTCATGGGCGCCAACCGGGAGCAGGGATTTTAA
- the lnt gene encoding apolipoprotein N-acyltransferase — protein sequence MKFFGLAVATGVLLALSFPRMDWEFLAWGALIPLFFAVFIQTPKRAALLGFTAGMVFYGLSLSWVTNTLVNYGNIPTVIAWPILFLLAGYLSAYMAIFCFLTVQLSRNQPLFFIALAPFLWTALEYLRSTHLEYGFSWQGLGYSQYLNLPVLQMADLTGVYGISFLIVGVNAGLFYLFHPRLRQEAPWRLYRTHVSVAMFGLYALVLAYGWSVMNAHEEKPVKPLKVALVQGNIPQQMKWDPQYKQQILDTYRELTMKAAVSGPDFIVWPEAVTPFYFLNDLEGTTAVVTLADELDTPLLFGSPRAEQQGGKWVSYNSAYLLSGNGNIKGRYDKIHLVPFGEFIPWQSLLFFLDKLVVGIGDFGRGEEATVLSLNGYKFAVSICYEITFPDLVRRPVDNGAQFLVNITNDAWFGKSAASYQHISMAALRAVENRVPIVRAANTGISGAVDRLGRIAPTTELFEREVLIANIQPRTGPATLYSRYGDWFCYLSLLVSVGLGTVAWRRTRSFSTAPQPARPGTPPAP from the coding sequence ATGAAGTTTTTCGGCCTCGCTGTGGCCACCGGGGTGCTGTTGGCCCTCTCCTTCCCGCGAATGGATTGGGAGTTTCTCGCGTGGGGGGCGCTCATCCCCTTGTTTTTCGCGGTTTTCATCCAGACGCCGAAACGCGCCGCCCTGCTGGGATTCACCGCCGGCATGGTGTTCTACGGCCTCAGCCTGAGCTGGGTGACGAACACTTTAGTCAACTACGGAAACATCCCCACCGTGATTGCCTGGCCCATCCTTTTTCTGCTGGCGGGCTATCTGAGCGCCTACATGGCGATTTTCTGTTTTCTGACAGTCCAACTCAGCCGCAATCAACCGCTTTTCTTCATCGCGCTGGCCCCCTTCCTGTGGACGGCGCTCGAATACCTGCGCTCCACCCATTTGGAGTATGGTTTTTCCTGGCAGGGGCTGGGCTACTCGCAATACCTAAACCTGCCCGTTTTGCAGATGGCGGACCTCACCGGCGTCTATGGCATCTCGTTTCTGATCGTGGGGGTCAACGCCGGGCTGTTCTACCTGTTCCACCCGCGCCTGCGCCAGGAGGCGCCGTGGCGGCTTTACCGCACGCACGTGTCGGTGGCGATGTTCGGCCTCTACGCGCTGGTTCTGGCTTATGGCTGGTCGGTGATGAATGCGCACGAGGAAAAACCGGTGAAGCCGCTCAAGGTGGCGCTGGTGCAGGGTAACATCCCGCAACAGATGAAATGGGACCCGCAGTACAAACAACAGATCCTCGACACCTACCGCGAACTCACGATGAAGGCGGCGGTGAGCGGTCCGGACTTCATCGTCTGGCCGGAGGCGGTGACGCCGTTTTATTTTCTGAACGATCTCGAAGGCACCACGGCGGTGGTGACGCTCGCCGACGAACTCGACACACCGCTCTTGTTTGGCAGCCCGCGCGCCGAACAGCAGGGGGGCAAGTGGGTCTCCTACAACAGCGCCTATCTACTGTCCGGCAACGGCAACATCAAGGGCCGCTACGACAAGATTCACCTGGTGCCGTTCGGCGAGTTCATCCCGTGGCAGTCCCTGTTGTTCTTCCTCGACAAGCTGGTGGTGGGCATCGGCGATTTCGGCCGCGGCGAAGAGGCGACGGTGCTTTCTCTGAACGGTTACAAGTTTGCGGTGTCGATCTGTTACGAGATCACCTTTCCCGACCTGGTGCGGCGTCCGGTGGACAATGGCGCGCAGTTTCTGGTGAACATCACCAACGACGCCTGGTTCGGCAAAAGTGCGGCGTCGTACCAGCACATCAGCATGGCCGCCCTGAGGGCCGTCGAAAACCGTGTACCGATTGTGCGTGCCGCCAATACCGGGATCAGCGGCGCGGTGGACCGGCTGGGGCGCATCGCCCCCACGACGGAGTTGTTTGAGCGGGAGGTCCTGATCGCCAACATCCAGCCCCGGACCGGCCCCGCCACCCTGTATTCGCGCTACGGCGACTGGTTCTGCTACCTGTCTCTGCTGGTTTCGGTGGGGCTGGGCACGGTGGCGTGGCGGCGCACACGGTCTTTTTCAACGGCTCCCCAACCCGCTCGCCCGGGAACCCCGCCTGCCCCCTGA
- a CDS encoding (2Fe-2S)-binding protein produces MTLKTEADWVDHFKKVCICRSITGGTILKAIQDGALSFEALRRAIRVGTGNCKAKRCRPKIEDKLHAYKCALEVEAKRNKEKAQEAPASADTRSNSCDGGACNP; encoded by the coding sequence ATGACCCTCAAGACTGAAGCCGACTGGGTCGATCACTTCAAAAAAGTCTGCATTTGTAGAAGCATTACGGGTGGCACCATTCTGAAAGCCATCCAGGACGGAGCGCTGTCTTTTGAGGCGCTCAGGCGGGCCATCCGCGTGGGCACCGGCAACTGCAAGGCCAAACGGTGCCGGCCGAAGATCGAGGATAAGCTTCACGCCTACAAGTGTGCGCTGGAGGTGGAAGCGAAACGCAACAAGGAGAAAGCGCAGGAAGCCCCCGCTTCCGCCGACACCCGGTCGAACTCCTGCGACGGCGGTGCCTGCAATCCCTGA
- a CDS encoding DUF2971 domain-containing protein: MTESLLPKKFSESHPFPDKCGISSLFRFYKIDLDRVEHLEYLFIKRKLYHSLPSQFNDPFECKPHFNWPEDVNEIENLRQHLIKVAVEHGCDEKEAEEIVSKEMEDSENFQKIIFDTIHRIFAEVRICCFTSRKENLLFWSHYADAHKGFCVEFDATKGPISSAFKVQYVKEYPKVIYPPSNDASDLKPLLVKSEIWNYEEEFRSLLVSWAKIQPPNDGESLILNGDEIKNVYLGAQISKEHKVVILDLIKQGGFNPGIWATKLGKSTFSLEFERVG; encoded by the coding sequence ATGACTGAATCATTATTACCCAAAAAATTTTCCGAGTCCCACCCCTTTCCTGATAAGTGCGGCATCAGTTCGCTGTTTAGATTTTACAAAATCGATTTGGATCGAGTCGAACATCTAGAATATCTCTTTATTAAGCGAAAACTTTATCACTCTCTTCCCTCCCAATTTAATGACCCGTTTGAATGCAAGCCGCATTTCAATTGGCCCGAAGATGTCAACGAGATTGAGAACCTTCGACAGCACCTTATCAAGGTTGCAGTGGAACATGGGTGCGATGAAAAAGAGGCTGAAGAAATAGTTTCCAAGGAAATGGAAGATTCAGAAAATTTCCAGAAAATTATATTTGATACGATACATAGGATATTTGCAGAAGTTAGAATCTGCTGTTTTACCAGTCGAAAAGAGAACCTTCTATTTTGGTCACATTACGCGGATGCCCATAAGGGATTTTGCGTCGAGTTTGACGCTACAAAAGGACCGATATCTTCTGCATTTAAAGTTCAATATGTAAAAGAATATCCTAAGGTTATTTACCCACCTTCCAATGATGCGTCAGATTTAAAACCACTATTGGTTAAATCGGAAATCTGGAATTACGAAGAAGAATTCAGATCCCTCCTTGTGTCTTGGGCCAAGATCCAGCCGCCCAATGATGGTGAGTCGTTAATTCTAAATGGTGATGAGATAAAGAATGTCTATCTTGGCGCACAAATAAGTAAAGAACATAAAGTGGTGATTTTGGATTTGATCAAGCAAGGAGGTTTTAATCCCGGTATCTGGGCCACAAAATTAGGAAAGTCTACATTTAGCCTGGAGTTTGAACGCGTGGGTTAA
- a CDS encoding endonuclease domain-containing protein, with the protein MDFSPFSKHLRRNLTDAERALWTTLRNRQITNHKFRRQVTLGNYVADFVCMEKRLIVEVDGGQHMDSEKDAERTAWLESQGYCVLRFWNDEVLKNKEGVVQVIMENLKKR; encoded by the coding sequence ATGGACTTCTCTCCTTTCAGTAAACACCTCCGTCGCAACCTCACCGATGCCGAACGCGCGCTCTGGACCACCCTGCGCAATCGCCAAATCACCAACCACAAATTCCGGCGGCAAGTCACGCTTGGAAACTATGTGGCTGACTTCGTCTGCATGGAAAAACGTTTGATCGTCGAAGTCGATGGCGGTCAACACATGGACAGCGAAAAAGATGCCGAACGCACCGCTTGGCTGGAGTCGCAGGGGTATTGCGTGTTGCGGTTCTGGAATGACGAGGTGTTGAAAAACAAGGAAGGCGTAGTGCAGGTGATCATGGAGAATCTGAAAAAGAGGTAA